Within the Nicotiana tabacum cultivar K326 chromosome 11, ASM71507v2, whole genome shotgun sequence genome, the region ACGTCTACAAATCACCTCTACCTTTGAAGCATGATTATTACAATGCACCAAAACCTACAAAATATTACAAATCACCGCTACCTTTGAAGCATGATTACTACAAAGCACCAAAACTAACAAAATATTACAAATCGCCTGCTCCTTCAAAGCACAACTACAAGTCACCATCACCGATTAAGTATTACAAGTCACCTGCTCCTTCAAAGTACTATTACTACAAGTCACCATCACCAACAAAATATTACAAATCACCCGCTCCATCGAAATACAACAAGCCACAAACACCAACAAAATATTATAAGTCACCTATTTACTACAAGTCTCCACCACCACCAAAGTATTACGAGGAATCATCTTCTTATTACAAGTCACCTCCACCCCCACCGAAATACTACGAGCAGTCATCGTCCTCTTACAAATCTCCCCCGTCTCCACCAAAATATTACGAGCAGTCACCTTCATACAAGTCTCCACCTCCACCACCAAAATACTACGAGCAAATACCTACAACTTACAGTGCACCACCTCTACCAAAAATCGATGAACAATTAACATCATATTACAATTCACCACCACCACTATCGACAAACTACAATAAGCAAACTCCTACCTATGCCTCACCTCCCCCACCTGAAAAGTACGAGCAATCTTCCCCCTACAGTTCACCTCCACCAACCTACTACTAATATTCAAGTCATTCGCCTCCAAAATAGCTATCATTTCCTTACTTTCAACTTCTTAGCATACTCTTGTTTGGAGCGTCTCCCATCATTGTTCTACCTCATTCCTAAAGTACAtgtattatttattatattttatgttttgcatttgatgtctaattAAGATCATTGAGATCTATATTGATTCGGCTCATTGTATTAAGAACTTTTTGAATTAATCTCTTCAGAATTCTACTTTGCTTCTTATATATTGTCTACTTCTTTGTCTGATATTGATTGTCTCTATAAACTTAATTCTTTCACCGGCCTACCAAACAAAAACATGTTAACATGTCAACACATTCCATTACGAAAACAAAGAGACATCATGTTAACATGTCCTTTTTCCTTTTGGAGCACACTACTTTGGGAATTTTGCACGTCATAGGGGCGAATCTAGTTCTTTTGACTCTATATTCATTCAAATCCAGTATTTTCAACCCAAAGTataaattttttatgtgaaaccTCACAAACATTTCAACAACTATAAAATCTGAACCCATTATTTTTGAATATACAATGAATTCATTCAATACAAAAAATCTTAAAGGTCGAATCCGTCAAGTTAATTTTGAATCCGTAATGATGTGCacgtgatttttctttttctttttgatgctAGACTGCATTTCATTTCATTATATGGAAAATTTCTGGTTGACTTCAGGGACGGATGTAGTGTGTTACCAACGTTTTCAATTGAATCAATAACTTCcgacgcggagtaaaaatttatatgtaaaagtTCATTAAAATTGCTAAAATAGTATATAGATGAACccacaaattttaaaatataatgggttcaatgctcAAAATCCTTAAAATTAAACTCATAGAACTTAAATCCTAGATTCGCTTCTGGTTGACTTGTCGCATTGCCAATTTAATGGCGAGATGGATAGTTCAGTTTTTCAAAGAAGAAAATAGGAAAGACGAGAAAAAGGATAAATTTAAGTTAGAATCTATGGCTCGTGTAACAAGAAGGCGATTATGAGTCTCCACCATAAGGCGATTCACCTTAAGGCGATTTCATTGAAAAAGGATAAATTTATGTTAGAAGTCTCCACCACCACCAGCTTATTATGAGAAATCACCTTCTTATTACAAGTCACCTCCACCCGTTCCAAAATACTATGAACATTCACCTTCCTATTATAAGTCGCCTCCACCCCCATCGAAATATTACGAGCAGTCACCATTTCTTACAAAtttcccccacctccaccaaagTATTATGAACAACCATATTCATACAAGTCTCCACCTCCACCACCAAAGTACTATGAGCAATCACCAACTTACTATAAATCACTTCCTCCACCATACTACAAATCTCCTCCACCCCCACCCAAATACGTCAAGCAATTACCTACTACTTACAATGCACCACCTCTACCAAAAATTGATGAACAATTACCATCCTACTACAAATCaccaccaataacaacaacaagctACTACAAGCAAACTCCCACCTACGCATCACCTCCCCCGCCGGTAAAGTACGAGCAGTCTCCCACCTACAGTTCACCTCCACCACCAGCCTACTAGTAATTGATATTAAAGCCATTCTCCTCTATAATTTCCATCATCTCCTTGGCTTTTAACATCTTTGCATCTCCATTTATTTTTCTACCTTGTTCCTAAGTTGTATGTATGGCTTTAAAATGATCAGATCTAAGTGgtgtgttttattttattgtataaGTTGTTTTGATATCGAAGATCCTTGTGATCTTCATTGATTTACCTCATTGTATCAATTTTTTTAATGTAATTCCTTGAGAATTCTACTTCGCTTCATACATTACATCCTCATACTTATGCTCCTACTTTCCTTCCAGTACTACACCATTCTTGATGGCTCCAACAATTGTCATCTTCTTGTTTCGTCGTCCTCTATATGGTTTTTGGACTAGTGATTTGTTCGCTCGATGAGTGACTATATTTATCATGTCAAAGTTGACATTTTGAACATCCTTCAAACAGCCAAACTAATTCATCAACAAAAGCAAGGATTGAACTATAGTAGTATGATGTCTTAACTAGTAGAATGAAGTATTCCTGCTTATTGTTCAGTTAAAAGGATAAAGTCAAGATACCTTAAGACCATCACTTTACCTAGACGTAATAGAAGATAGCACTTCACAATTAATCAATAGAAACCTAAACTTATTGCAGGTAATCCAAGTTACACTGATTGAATCCCTTACCAAAAAAGTTGCTCCGATTTAGGGCTGGCAAATGGGCGAGTCGGGTCAGATATGGGACTGGTCGAAAGCGGGTaatgaaaaaacaaataaataatatgaCCCAAcctatatttaatacggataaaaaacgggaTAACTGGCagatgacttcttgaatatgatcacttttgggagaatttctagtctcccaaacttgagaaacccccaatttgagtctttacaaatgtaaaagttaaactcattagttatccattttctaaatggataatatggttcttatcgatatttgacccgtttttaaaaatttcattatccaactcattttttagtggataatatagaTAGTTAACTgctttcttttaaccattttgccaccactactCTAATTGAATAAAGATAAGGTTTTTCTAATCACAACCTAAAGGTCTGTTAGGGCTCAATTGTActaagaaaatcacaaaataataagTAAGATAAAGTACCAGTTGCTACAGAAAGGGGCATTCAGATGTGCACCAGATACTTTATTTGTGAGTTAAGCGATAAGCTAAGTTGCTCGACTCGGTTGCGGGTATCCGATACGGGCATGGATCTGAGTGTCGGATTCggcaaaatctaaattttaagattcgggggTGCAGATCCAGGTTGGACACGGGAGCAGGGATTCggctaagaaaattcaaaattataaaaaaaaaatagaactataaatattttataaattttgagaGATATTTTGTGAAAAGCTTATATGAATATTGTAGAATTGAATTCTTGGTTTTTCTGAAACACTAGGCAACAAATATGAGACAAAAAAAACTATAATGTAAAAGGTATGTCATTTCTCATGTCTTaaatctattttatttttaattttgacaaatcaaaatctcaatttttccTTCAAATTTGTCGATGAACTCGGGTCAAAGTATCCGAAGTTAGTTGACCGAATCCGGGATGTATCCcgtgttgaagtttggcaaaatgccaaagtcccacattggttgggagttaagtttgggggggatttttcccctataaaagaaggcctaatgtttaggattgaaatacacctctcatttgccttctcatctgtttaaggcatttgtatcttctctctttagtattatttcacttgtatttttggagtgaaataaaatattggttgtgtccgaggagtaggcaaaattagccgaacctcgtaaattctggtgttccctttattgttgttttattgtcttatttattatttggtggctgtcataatttttggtatagtagttgtgacttattcacactatatacatttggcttccgcaacaattggtatcagagccaaggtactgtctaagtatgctctgtggttgcagcatagtctgatcttccacatcagaaaagatttatcttggtaactgagtcaaggttctgtctgagtatgctctgtagttgcagcttagtctgatcttctacatcagaaaggaaataatcttgatttgtgtcgtcagctattaaataatatttgtgtcaaatatgggggacaataaacaagaagaatctacatcaagtgtcaacaatacgtcatcattggcatcttcgcttatgacaagaattgtgtcaaatgcgaaatttgcggtagaaatttttgacgggtccggacattttgggatgtggcaaggcgaggttctagatgtcctttttcaacaagggctagatctggccattgaagaaaagaaaccagatgttattggagaagaagattggagaattatcaaccgtgttgcttgcggtaccattcgatcctaccttgctagagagcagaaatatccatacacaaaggaaacttctgcaagtaaattatggaaagcactggaggataaatttttgaagaaaaacagtcaaaataaattgtacatgaagaagagactgtttcacttcacctatgttcctggtaccacgatgaatgaacatatcaccagtttcaataagttggtcacagatttgcaaaatatggatacaacttatgatgatggtgacttggccttaatgttgttggcgtcacttcctgatgagtacgagcaccttgaaactactctactccatggaaatgacgaaatttctctcagagaagtttgttcagctttgtacagctatgaacaaagaaagcgagaaaaacagaagggcggagaaggagaagcactgtttgtgaggggtcgtcctcaaaatcaaacgaggacaaagaagggaagatccaagtcaagatccagacccagtaaagatgaatgtgccttttgtcgagaaaaagggcactggaagaaagactgtccgaagttgaagaataaggccaaacataacaatggaaaggctattatggattcaaatgtagctgattgtgatgattcagacttctcattagttacaacagagtcatcaacatcatcagacatatggttgatggactcggcttgtagctatcatatgtgtcccaacagggactggttcatggaatttcaagaaggagaatatggagtcatccacacagcggataacagccctcttacctcatatggcattggttcaatacgattaaggaaccatgatggaatgatcagaacattgatagatgttcgatatgtaccggatttgaagaagaatctcatctctgtgggagccctagaatcaaaagggttcaaaatcattgcagaaaatggagtgatgagagtatgctccggtgcactagtggtaatgaaggctaatcggaagaataataatatgtaccgctatcgtggcagtacagttattgggacagcgacagtaacatccagtgacgacaaagaggcagaagcaaccaagctatggcacatgcgcttgggacatgctggaggaaaatccttgaaaactctatcagatcaaggattgttaaaaggagtaaaggcttgcaacttggagttttgtgagcattgtgttaaagggaaacagacaagggttaaatttggtacagcgatccataatactaaaggcattttggattatgtacactctgatgtttggggtccttccaaaacaccttcattgggtgggaagcactattttgtaacctttgttgatgatttttctcgaagagtgtgggtgtatacaatgaaaaacaaagatgaagtgctgagaatttttctcaaatggaagacgatggtggagaatcaaacaggcaggaggatcaagtgtattcgcacagacaatggaggtgaatacaaaaatgatcatttcaataaggtctgtgaaaatgatggcatcgtccgacacttcactgttagacatacaccacaacagaatggagtggcagaacgtatgaaccggaccttgctggagaaggtacggtgtatgttgtccaatgctggcttgagcaaagaattttgggctgagccaattacatatgcatgccacctcattaatcgtctaccatctgctgctattgatggcaaaacaccatttgaaaaatggtacggaaaacctgctgtagattataactctttgcacgtgtttggctcaactgcatattatcatgtgacggagtcaaaattggatccaagggcaaagaaggctatttttatgggaattacttctggagtcaaaggatatcgcttatggtgccctatgacaaagaaagtaatattcagcagagatgttacctttgatgaatttgctatggtaaataaggtaacagaagataccaaacaaaatgaaggtgcttctaagcaggtggagtttgagggaaaatttatttttcctacacaagaagcagaggaggaaacaaatgaagattaccctctggaaggagagccagtagaggagattccaactcaggaatctcaacaacaacttgaatcaatagcaaccagcaggccaaaaagaacaataacgaaacctgttcgtctcatagagacggttgcttgtgcaacctcaattgtagctgatgatgttcctactacttataaagacgctgttcaaagttcagaagaagataagtggaggattgccatgaatgatgagatacagtcccttcatcagaatcatacatggagattggccaatctcccgaagggaaagaaagcaattgggcgcaaatgggtatttgcaaagacggaaggatttcctaaccaagtagatgttcgctacaaagcaagattggtggccaaaggatatgctcaaaaggagggaattgattacaatgaagtgttttctccagttgtaaaacattcctccattagaattatgttggctttggtagcacaattggatttggaactagttcagatggatgtaaaaactgcgtttttacatggaaacttggaggaggaaatctacatgactcagccagaaggattcaaagttgctggaaaagaaaatatggtgtgcaaacttgagaaatcgttgtacggattgaaacaatcttctagacaatggtacaagcgatttgacgagtttatgttgcagcaagggtacaagagaagcaaatacgatcattgtgtgtatttgcacaagcttaaagatggttcctttgtatatcttctcctatatgttgatgatatgttgatagcttccaagaattcggaagaaattgataagttgaagattcaactgaagaaggagttcgagatgaaggatttgggtgaggcaaagaaaattcttggcatggagataattagagatagacgttcaaagaaactctgtttatctcaaaaggaatatttgaagagagtacttcaacgttttggcatagatgacaagactaagccagttagtactccacttgcttcccattttaagctaagtactactatgtcaccaatggatgaagctgaacgagagtatatgtcaaaggtaccatacgcaaatgctgttggtagcttgatgtatgcaatggtttgcacaaggcctgacatttcacaagctgttggagttattagcagatatatgcacaatccagggaaggagcattggcaagttgtgaagtggattctacggtatattcataatactgtagatgtcgggttagtttttgagcaggaagacaatcagtttgtagttggatattgtgactaagattttgcgggtgatatggacaaacgaagatcaactactggttatgtgtttacttttgcaaaggcaccagttagttggaagtctactttgcagtcaacagttgctttgtctacaacagaggcagagtacatggctattacagatgctgtgaaagaggcaatttggcttcaaggattgctaaaggagcttggtgttgaacaaaaaggtatcacaattttttgtgatagtcaaagtgctattcaattagcgaagaaccaagtttatcatgcaaggacgaagcacattgatgttcggtatcatttcgtacgagaaatcatagaagaaggtggagtcacggtgaagaaaattcatactacagagaatcctgctgatatgctgacaaaggtggtgactgcggtcaagtttcaacattgtttggatttgatcaacattgttgaacactgaagattgaagatgaagacacaaccaaaatttgttattgagagagaattgaaaatgtggaattttgccaaggtggagatttgttgaagtttggcaaaatgccaaagtcccacattggttgggagttaagtttggggggatttttcccctataaaagaaggcctaatgtttaggattgaaatacacctctcatttgccttctcatctgtttaaggcatttgtatcttctctctttagtattatttcacttgtatttttggagtgaaataaaatattggttgtgtccgaggagtaggcaaaattagccgaacctcgtaaattctggtgttccctttattgttgttttattgtcttatttattatttggtggctgtcataatttttggtatagtagttgtgacttattcacactatatacatttggcttccgcaacatctTTATTCTATATTATAGAATAACTCTGTAGGGtcaaaggaattaaaagaaaaaaattgtaaGACTTCGGGGTTAGAGGAAACGCTCACTAAAGTAAAATGTGTGTAACCCTGTGAAGGTCACTTGTAAAGATTTGTTAAGCTATAATTTTTTTCTCTAAATTTAGCATGTTTGAAGTCCAAAAATCCATTACGATTAGAGGACggggagggtaagatgtacgcagccttaacCCTACCCCGGAAGGGCAGAGaaactgtttccgatagaccctcggctagagAATCCCTTTATGTGTCATGTGGAATATTTGTCTTGAATGAAATAAAAGATGTTTTGAAGGAGAGAAGCGACGTGTATCTTTTGTTAAGTATAGGTGTTCACAGAGTGTTTGTTTGGTGTACGGAACAGGTAGTTGGAGAGGTGATAAGAGCCAAATCACCATATTTCCGAACAAAAGACACATTTCAAGGTCAAGCTTCATGAGTACGACCATTATGATACTTCCCTGTGGTTATCATCAACTTTGGCATTGACTGGAAATACTTGTGCTACTATTCCTAAATTTCATGAAGAGTGCAATAGAAGCCAGAAAAATGTAGATCACTCATGAATTACAGCAGTAAAAGAAGAGCAAAAGAACTTGAAAAAATTAATGAGATAAGTTGTCTATAATATGCTTAGACAAGTGCCTAAAACAAGCTGATACATAGTAAAATTGACAATTAGGACAAAAAAACAAACAGACAAGTACTACTGTAAAAACTGATTACTAAAGTGAAAATGACTTACAGAGTGAATATCAGGACATCAGAAGTTCTTTTTAGTGTCTCTACTAACTATTAGTTGGCTGCTCGCCTTGCCAAGACCAAACAATTTCCTCGAGAGCAGGTCTTATAACTTGTCTCAGCATCTTTTGGTACTCCACCTTATCACCATATGACCTTTTCAGCTCAACCAAGTGGAAGGACGGTGTAATTTCAAAAATTTCCACATCAATGGACAGAGTCCCATATCTAGCCACATTCAATCCCTCTAATCTTATAAATCCAGCTTCTTTTATTATTGTTTCCAGTTTTAGGTTCCGGCCGACTTCCTCAATTTTGGACAAGATAGCAGATGCAGGCTTCACTGAAATGAATTGCAGTTCCTCCTTCTGATCCTTTCTTATGAATAAACCAGATAAGTCAAATCCACTTGAAAGAGCGATTATATCAAATGCATTTAGATTTGCAGGTTTTGGAAACTCTAATTTTGATGCAGAGGGAGAGATACTGTTATGCGTACACGCATCGACATTAGCATTGGCATCTAAGCTAAAGTTTTCCTTCTCTTCTAATTTGATTCCTGCATTTCTTGAAGCCAACCCTTTTTTAAACCAGGagttttcctttattttggctATTGAAATCCTTGTATGAGGGTTCGGATCAAGGATCTTCGAAATTAATTTCCGCACTTCTAGTGGGAACCAATTTGGGCATTTGAACTCCGCCTTCTTTATCTTCGTATACATCTCCATAAGATTTGAATCGTGGAATGGAAGATAACCAGCCAACAAGACAAATAAGATCACACCACAAGACCAGATGTCAGCTTTGGCGCCGTCATATCCTTTTCTGCTAATCACCTCAGGTGCAACATAAGCCGGGGTTCCACATGTTGTGTGGAGTAAGCCATCCTGCCTCTTAGACTCGGTCAACGCACTCAATCCGAAGTCTGATACCTTAAGATTTCCATTCTCGTCCAGCAACACATTTTCTGGTTTCAGATCACGGTGATAAACATCTCGGCTGTGGCAACACTCAACAGCACTAATCAATTGTTGAAAGTACTTCCTAGCTACATTTTCCTTGAGCCTCCCCTTTGTCAATTTTTTGAAAAGCTCACCACCTTTGGCATGTTCAATCACTAAGTAAATCTTAGATTTAGTTGCCATAACCTCGTATAGCTGTAGAACATTTGGGTGTTCGACCAGTGCCATAACAGATATCTCTCTCTTAGTCTGTTCGATCAGTCCGGCCTTGAGAACCTTCTCTTTGTCAATTACCTTGATGGCTACACTCTGTCCCGTTTCAAGATTCCTTCCATAATAAACCTTAGCAAAATTTCCTTGACCTAATAATCTCCCCAACTCATATTTTTGCATCAATACATTTCCCTTCTTCTCCTCCATTTGAACCGACAATCCTAATAACAACTACAAGTAACTTTCTCCTGCTGTAATGATGCTCGTTTATAACAGGCAGGAGGCCTTGTTACGGAGCTCAACCGTCTCCGACAAGACTGTGCTTCAGCATGACGAGATGTATAAGGGTTGTTGCTTCATTGTGCATCTGGCACGAGAAGTTAAGTGTGCCGTGAGCTGCATATTTGAGATCATGAAGGACGAGGAAGACTAACAATAATGCACACGGAAATTTAGTAGTCTCCAAAAGATAATCGCTGCTGTATAACCCCATCCTTCTGCATCCCAATTATTTTGCTTCAACAAGCACTGATCATCAATAAGTAAAAGAGAGAGAGTCAGGAACTTCCAATGCAAGCTCAGCAATTATTTCCTCAAACACAAGCAAAAATCTATGACTATGAAAACTGAGGTGTGAATTTAAAGTAGTATCCGTTGTATTAGGATCAGggcaaaatcaaaagaaaattacATCAAGATGAATATCGCTTTTTTACTTATGACAATCTCTGCTTCAGTGGCGGAGTGAGGAAATTCTACAAGAGAATTGAAAAAATACTACAATGTTACACTTCGGATTTGCGCCTGTGATACACCAATTTTTTAACCCCCTTTACCA harbors:
- the LOC107810628 gene encoding CBL-interacting protein kinase 2, yielding MEEKKGNVLMQKYELGRLLGQGNFAKVYYGRNLETGQSVAIKVIDKEKVLKAGLIEQTKREISVMALVEHPNVLQLYEVMATKSKIYLVIEHAKGGELFKKLTKGRLKENVARKYFQQLISAVECCHSRDVYHRDLKPENVLLDENGNLKVSDFGLSALTESKRQDGLLHTTCGTPAYVAPEVISRKGYDGAKADIWSCGVILFVLLAGYLPFHDSNLMEMYTKIKKAEFKCPNWFPLEVRKLISKILDPNPHTRISIAKIKENSWFKKGLASRNAGIKLEEKENFSLDANANVDACTHNSISPSASKLEFPKPANLNAFDIIALSSGFDLSGLFIRKDQKEELQFISVKPASAILSKIEEVGRNLKLETIIKEAGFIRLEGLNVARYGTLSIDVEIFEITPSFHLVELKRSYGDKVEYQKMLRQVIRPALEEIVWSWQGEQPTNS